The Chloroflexota bacterium genome window below encodes:
- a CDS encoding inorganic diphosphatase, whose product MAAERPPIEVVVEIPSGSRNKYEFDHARHRFVLDRILYSSVHYPCDYGFLEGSLADDGDPLDVLVVISEPTFPGCVVRARPVGVLDMRDDKGHDYKVLAVAADDPRWDETYALEDLSPHRLREIENFFQIYKGLEGRQVEVFGWLGVADAWRIIDQAVTAGGAGEATVEPGVWR is encoded by the coding sequence GTGGCCGCGGAGCGCCCCCCCATCGAGGTCGTGGTCGAGATTCCGTCGGGGAGCCGGAACAAATATGAGTTCGACCATGCGCGGCATCGGTTTGTGCTCGACCGAATCCTGTACAGCAGCGTCCATTACCCATGCGATTACGGGTTTCTGGAGGGCAGCCTCGCCGATGACGGCGACCCGCTCGACGTACTGGTCGTGATCAGCGAGCCCACGTTTCCCGGCTGCGTGGTGCGGGCGCGCCCGGTGGGGGTGCTCGACATGCGCGACGACAAGGGCCACGACTACAAGGTCCTGGCGGTTGCCGCTGACGATCCGCGTTGGGACGAGACGTATGCGCTCGAGGACCTGTCGCCCCACCGGCTGCGCGAGATCGAGAACTTCTTCCAGATCTATAAGGGCCTCGAGGGACGCCAGGTTGAAGTCTTCGGCTGGCTTGGCGTGGCCGACGCGTGGCGGATCATCGATCAGGCGGTGACCGCCGGCGGGGCCGGCGAGGCCACGGTCGAACCGGGGGTCTGGCGCTGA
- a CDS encoding oligosaccharide flippase family protein: MRSQIVRLGRNTAIYGAGQVLLRMVSLLLLPLYTSYLTPADYGISSILGVMTYFVTPIFALGISGAIGIVYFTRDEPAERAASIWTAFATLAASAALLVVGGWAISDRLAVMLFSEGESSYNLSYLVTLTLATAAMSIATQPLLARLQFEERAKTFVAITLSSSALSILASVILIVILRRGVAGFIEAAAIAQAVTMVVAMIVSLRGLPFQVSRTIARELLVLGMPLIPGFLAIFVMLQFNKVLLQAGAGLDELGIYTVGFNIGLLMTLLVAGFTSAWFPFFSSFMNQQDQAGALFARVTTYYVLGAGTVSLLFFIGAQPLIRLATQPAFWGAYVSVGPSAAAQFLIGVHSILVVGMYFTKRVRAGVVIQGAAAALSVVLNLLLIPPLGAAGAAVALVLGFVAMIVLQHGWNVARVRFDVPYEWRRLAVFAAIYLATATFFLWNRSWSLVAELGLSVLATVTLVGLVIALLSPAERAQARAEIARRLGRGARSGAESAP, encoded by the coding sequence ATGAGGTCGCAGATCGTCCGACTCGGCCGCAACACCGCCATTTACGGAGCCGGGCAGGTGCTCCTGCGGATGGTGTCCCTGCTGCTTCTGCCCTTGTACACCAGCTATCTGACTCCGGCCGACTACGGGATCAGCTCGATCCTGGGTGTCATGACCTACTTTGTGACGCCGATTTTCGCGCTCGGGATCTCGGGTGCGATAGGGATCGTGTACTTCACCCGGGACGAGCCAGCGGAGCGGGCGGCCTCGATTTGGACGGCCTTCGCGACCCTCGCCGCCAGCGCTGCTCTGCTGGTAGTCGGGGGATGGGCCATCTCGGACCGCCTGGCGGTGATGTTGTTCTCGGAAGGCGAGTCGTCATACAACCTGTCCTACCTGGTCACATTGACCCTGGCCACCGCTGCAATGAGTATCGCCACTCAGCCGCTGCTGGCGCGGCTTCAGTTCGAAGAACGGGCCAAGACGTTCGTGGCCATCACGCTCAGCTCGTCGGCCCTCTCGATCCTGGCAAGCGTGATCCTGATCGTGATCCTTCGCCGCGGGGTGGCCGGGTTCATCGAGGCGGCGGCAATCGCACAGGCCGTGACGATGGTGGTAGCCATGATCGTGTCGTTGCGCGGCTTGCCGTTTCAGGTCAGCCGGACCATCGCACGGGAGCTGCTCGTGCTTGGTATGCCGCTCATTCCCGGATTCCTCGCGATTTTCGTCATGCTCCAATTCAACAAGGTCCTCCTGCAGGCGGGCGCCGGTCTGGACGAGCTCGGTATCTATACCGTCGGGTTCAACATCGGCCTGCTGATGACCCTTCTAGTGGCCGGCTTTACCAGCGCGTGGTTCCCGTTCTTCTCATCCTTCATGAACCAGCAGGATCAGGCCGGTGCGCTGTTCGCCCGGGTCACGACGTATTACGTCCTGGGCGCCGGGACGGTATCGCTGCTGTTCTTCATCGGGGCGCAGCCGCTGATTCGACTCGCGACCCAGCCGGCATTCTGGGGAGCCTACGTGTCGGTCGGCCCTTCGGCCGCCGCGCAGTTCCTGATCGGAGTCCACAGCATCCTCGTGGTTGGGATGTACTTCACCAAGAGGGTGCGGGCCGGGGTGGTCATCCAGGGAGCTGCCGCTGCCCTTTCGGTCGTCCTCAACCTGCTCCTGATCCCGCCCCTGGGGGCGGCCGGAGCGGCCGTAGCACTTGTACTCGGATTCGTGGCGATGATCGTGCTCCAGCACGGGTGGAACGTGGCGCGGGTGCGCTTCGACGTTCCCTACGAGTGGCGGCGGCTGGCCGTGTTCGCGGCGATCTACCTTGCGACCGCCACCTTCTTCCTGTGGAATCGATCCTGGTCGCTGGTGGCGGAGTTGGGCCTGTCGGTCCTCGCCACGGTCACGTTGGTGGGCCTCGTCATCGCCCTCCTGAGCCCCGCCGAACGCGCGCAGGCACGCGCCGAGATCGCCCGCCGCCTGGGGCGTGGCGCGAGGTCAGGCGCCGAGTCCGCTCCCTGA
- the asnB gene encoding asparagine synthase (glutamine-hydrolyzing) — MCGIAGMMSLSGKPIPGLDSDLDVMDALISHRGPDGSATWRHPSGQVGFLHRRLAIIDLTTGDQPMQGESGDWITANHEIYNYIELREEMGADSFRTTSDTEVILRAYQKWGPEALGHLRGMFAFALWDADRGTLFCARDRFGMKPFYYAVVDGTFLFASEAKALLPFLPSIETDPEGLRDYLTFQFCLDGKTLFKGVRELPAGHSLVVAGGEIRIQRYWDVHFAPDYDHTSRYFEEELLARLSDSVRVHLRADVPVGAYLSGGLDSSIVAGLAADAGEAGLMAFNGRFKMGSDYDESEYARVLADDRGLDLHVSDITVDDFIRDIHRVIYHLDYPVAGPGAFPQFIVSRDARRHRKVVLGGQGGDELFGGYARYLVAYLEQCLKAAIDGTLNNGNFVVSYESILPNLATLRQYKPMLQEFWSEGLFEPMDRRYFRLVSRGNAHQDEIRWDQLGPYSPFETFRSIYYADNIDGESYFDRMTHFDFKTLLPALLQVEDRMSMAHGLESRLPFLDHPIVELAATIPADIKFQGGRLKRLLVATFGDRLPPQIAHRTDKMGFPTPLTEWAQGPAREFIGDILSSKAALGRDVIDNRAVLASLDGEAAFGRGFWGLFSLELWQQQYHDRAHEFGAMRTELRRAV, encoded by the coding sequence ATGTGCGGTATCGCGGGGATGATGAGCCTCTCGGGGAAGCCCATCCCCGGCCTGGACTCGGATCTCGACGTCATGGACGCGCTCATCAGCCACCGTGGACCCGACGGATCCGCCACGTGGCGTCACCCATCCGGGCAGGTGGGCTTTCTCCACCGGCGGCTGGCGATCATCGACCTGACCACTGGTGACCAACCGATGCAGGGCGAGAGCGGGGATTGGATCACCGCCAATCACGAGATCTACAACTACATCGAGCTCCGCGAGGAGATGGGCGCTGACTCGTTCCGCACGACTTCGGACACGGAGGTGATCCTTCGCGCCTATCAGAAGTGGGGCCCCGAGGCGCTGGGCCACCTGCGCGGCATGTTCGCCTTCGCGCTGTGGGACGCCGACCGCGGCACACTGTTCTGCGCGCGGGATCGGTTCGGCATGAAGCCGTTCTACTACGCGGTGGTGGACGGTACCTTCCTGTTCGCATCGGAGGCCAAGGCCCTGCTCCCCTTCCTGCCGTCGATCGAGACGGATCCGGAGGGCCTCCGAGACTACCTGACCTTCCAGTTCTGCCTCGACGGTAAGACGCTGTTCAAGGGCGTTCGCGAGCTGCCCGCTGGCCACTCGCTGGTGGTCGCCGGTGGAGAGATTCGCATTCAGCGCTACTGGGACGTCCATTTCGCGCCGGACTACGACCACACGTCTCGCTACTTCGAGGAGGAGCTGCTGGCGCGACTTTCAGATTCGGTCCGCGTCCACCTGCGGGCCGACGTACCCGTCGGCGCCTACCTCAGTGGCGGGCTGGACTCCAGCATCGTCGCCGGCCTGGCCGCCGACGCCGGAGAGGCCGGCCTGATGGCCTTCAACGGCCGTTTCAAGATGGGCAGTGACTACGACGAGAGCGAGTACGCGCGGGTCCTCGCCGACGATCGAGGCCTCGACCTCCACGTCTCGGACATCACCGTTGATGACTTCATCCGCGACATCCATCGGGTCATCTATCACCTCGACTACCCCGTCGCCGGCCCCGGCGCGTTCCCCCAGTTCATCGTCTCGCGAGACGCTCGCCGACACCGCAAGGTGGTATTGGGTGGCCAGGGCGGAGATGAGTTGTTCGGCGGTTACGCCCGCTACCTGGTGGCTTACCTGGAGCAGTGCCTGAAGGCCGCGATCGACGGGACCCTGAACAATGGGAACTTCGTGGTGAGCTACGAGTCGATCCTGCCCAACCTGGCCACCCTGCGCCAGTACAAGCCGATGCTCCAGGAATTCTGGTCAGAGGGACTGTTCGAGCCGATGGACCGCCGGTACTTCCGGCTGGTGAGCCGCGGCAACGCCCACCAGGACGAGATCCGATGGGACCAGCTGGGCCCGTACTCTCCGTTCGAGACGTTCCGCTCGATCTACTACGCCGACAACATCGACGGCGAGTCGTACTTCGACCGGATGACCCATTTCGACTTCAAGACCCTGCTACCCGCGTTGCTCCAGGTCGAGGACCGGATGAGCATGGCCCACGGCCTTGAGTCGCGACTCCCGTTCCTCGACCACCCGATCGTGGAGCTGGCGGCGACCATCCCAGCTGACATCAAGTTCCAGGGCGGTCGGCTGAAGCGCTTACTGGTAGCCACCTTCGGCGACCGACTGCCGCCGCAGATCGCGCACCGAACCGACAAGATGGGGTTCCCGACCCCACTCACCGAGTGGGCGCAGGGGCCGGCCCGCGAGTTCATCGGCGACATTCTGTCGTCGAAGGCGGCACTCGGCCGCGACGTCATTGATAACCGTGCCGTCCTCGCCTCGCTCGACGGCGAGGCGGCGTTCGGGCGCGGCTTCTGGGGTCTCTTCTCGCTGGAGCTGTGGCAACAGCAGTATCACGACCGGGCCCACGAGTTCGGGGCCATGCGGACTGAGCTACGGAGGGCTGTCTGA
- a CDS encoding NAD-dependent epimerase/dehydratase family protein encodes MRVLVTGGAGFIGSHLTDRLLARSDEVTVIDNYATGRRDNLPDAAPGLTVIEGDVADWGLVEDAFKRFRPEVVVHAAASYKDPEDWASDAATNVLGTALVVRASESVQARRFIYLQTALCYGLHPLEQPITLDHPILPGASSYAISKTAGEQYVALSGLEWQSFRLANAYGPRNLSGPLPTFFSRLTAGKPCFVMDTRRDFVFVSELIDVLEKAVDGSGRVGAYHVSSGGDYSIQELFDATVAALGIKLDTPVEVRPRGPDDAYTILLDPSHTERDFGWRAGVPLEQGVKDTIEYYQRFGISDTYTHLKLEQLRA; translated from the coding sequence ATGCGCGTGCTGGTGACCGGCGGAGCCGGGTTCATCGGTTCACACCTGACCGATCGCCTGCTGGCACGATCGGACGAGGTGACAGTCATCGACAACTACGCCACCGGCCGGCGCGACAACCTGCCGGACGCGGCGCCCGGGCTGACCGTAATCGAGGGGGATGTGGCCGATTGGGGCCTCGTCGAGGATGCATTCAAGCGGTTTCGACCCGAGGTCGTGGTCCATGCCGCGGCGTCCTACAAGGATCCCGAGGACTGGGCCTCCGACGCGGCCACCAACGTGCTGGGGACGGCGCTCGTGGTGCGAGCCTCGGAATCGGTCCAGGCCCGGCGGTTCATCTACCTCCAAACCGCCCTGTGCTATGGGCTCCATCCGCTGGAGCAGCCGATCACCCTCGACCATCCCATCCTGCCCGGGGCAAGCAGCTATGCCATCAGCAAGACGGCCGGCGAGCAGTACGTGGCCTTGAGCGGGCTGGAGTGGCAGTCTTTCCGCCTGGCCAACGCCTACGGCCCGCGCAACCTCAGCGGCCCGCTGCCGACCTTCTTTTCTCGGCTGACTGCCGGCAAGCCGTGCTTCGTGATGGACACACGCCGTGATTTCGTCTTCGTCAGCGAGCTCATCGACGTGCTCGAGAAGGCAGTCGATGGGAGCGGCAGAGTGGGGGCGTACCACGTGTCGTCTGGCGGCGACTACTCGATCCAGGAGCTCTTCGATGCCACGGTGGCAGCGCTGGGCATCAAGCTCGACACGCCGGTCGAGGTCCGCCCCCGCGGCCCCGATGATGCGTACACCATCCTCCTCGACCCCAGTCACACCGAGCGCGACTTCGGCTGGCGGGCCGGCGTTCCGCTGGAACAGGGCGTGAAGGACACCATTGAGTACTACCAACGATTCGGCATCAGCGACACCTACACCCACCTCAAGCTGGAACAGCTCCGCGCATGA
- a CDS encoding glycosyltransferase: protein MRRARRNFDGILVLYHFIPPYAETVLEHATAFQRHSRFPVWNLNTAERFPSALNGLSFRVVVLHYSLFGSAEYKLGPAFVEYLRQSRDSLRVAFFQDEAAHAGQRFTFIDAHAIDWVFTLLEPEDAERVYGRRAHRPRLSSTIPGYVSDALLHRAARFARPDEERTIDIGYRARTLPFSMGRGAREKSEIGRQFAKHAAGRGLTLDIAVEEDLRLYGDDWYQFLGSCRAVLGVEAGVSIFDIDDQVGPATEAFLARHPNASFAEVEENVLEPWEDNIHYRTISPRHFEAAAFDTCQILFEGSYSGILKPGTHYIPLRKDFSNFDEVIRTFRDADQRARIVANARRELIESGRFSYAQFIRSFDDALEEAGIGPASVPRPRAVDDALARGAWLRRTERRLRTAYWRFRLAVRRSGRRS from the coding sequence ATGCGGAGAGCGCGCCGCAATTTCGACGGCATCCTCGTCCTCTACCACTTCATCCCGCCCTACGCCGAGACCGTCCTAGAGCACGCGACCGCCTTCCAGCGCCATTCCCGATTCCCGGTCTGGAACCTCAACACTGCCGAGCGCTTCCCATCGGCGCTGAACGGGCTCAGCTTCAGAGTCGTGGTCCTCCACTACTCCCTGTTCGGGTCAGCCGAGTACAAGCTGGGCCCTGCGTTTGTCGAGTACCTGCGCCAGAGCCGCGACAGCCTGCGGGTGGCGTTTTTCCAGGACGAGGCCGCCCACGCCGGCCAGCGATTTACGTTCATCGACGCCCACGCCATTGACTGGGTCTTCACCCTGCTGGAGCCCGAAGACGCTGAACGGGTGTACGGGCGGCGCGCCCACCGGCCGCGGCTGTCCTCGACGATTCCAGGCTATGTCAGCGATGCCCTCCTGCATCGCGCGGCACGGTTCGCGCGACCAGACGAGGAGCGCACCATCGACATCGGCTATCGGGCTCGAACGCTTCCCTTCTCGATGGGTCGGGGGGCGCGCGAGAAGAGCGAGATCGGCCGACAGTTCGCCAAGCATGCGGCCGGTCGGGGGCTGACCCTCGACATCGCCGTCGAGGAGGACCTTCGGCTCTACGGCGACGATTGGTACCAATTCCTGGGCTCGTGTCGGGCGGTCCTCGGGGTCGAGGCCGGCGTGTCCATCTTCGACATCGACGACCAGGTTGGGCCGGCGACCGAGGCCTTCCTGGCTCGTCATCCGAACGCCTCATTCGCGGAAGTCGAGGAAAACGTCCTGGAGCCGTGGGAGGACAATATCCATTACCGCACCATCAGCCCTCGCCATTTCGAGGCGGCCGCCTTCGACACATGCCAGATCCTGTTCGAAGGGTCGTACTCCGGCATCCTGAAGCCCGGGACCCACTACATCCCCCTGCGGAAGGATTTCTCGAACTTCGATGAGGTCATCCGGACGTTCCGCGACGCCGACCAGCGGGCGCGGATCGTGGCCAACGCTCGCCGTGAACTGATCGAGTCCGGTCGCTTTAGCTACGCCCAGTTCATTCGCTCATTCGACGATGCGCTCGAGGAGGCGGGCATCGGCCCGGCTTCCGTTCCGCGACCGCGGGCGGTGGACGACGCCCTGGCCCGAGGTGCCTGGCTCCGTCGCACCGAGCGCAGGCTGCGCACCGCCTACTGGCGTTTCCGACTCGCGGTGCGACGCTCCGGCAGGCGGAGCTGA
- a CDS encoding NAD-dependent epimerase/dehydratase family protein yields MTPRAAFSGARVLVVGGAGFVGSNLVRALVSRGAGAVVIVDNLLSSNRTDVLDLPRVTFIQGSIASPPILARLADDFDYAFHLATFHGNQNSMADPLADHSNNLITTLRLYQRLSGFERLRKVVYASAGCTVARKVYGVAEPTLEDDPVGLDLDSPYQISKVVGEMYGNYFHARHGLPVVHARFQNVYGPGEILGAGRWRGTPATVWRNVTPTFVYRAIVGLPLVLENRGRSSRDFIYVDDIVDGLLRCAAQGQEGEAYNLASGVETTIRELADAISACLPRPAPIEIAPRRTWDHSGNRLGSTVKARNRLGFRAKVTLDDGIRGTVAWTQQNLPMIEASIRRHRRRLAAA; encoded by the coding sequence ATGACCCCCCGGGCCGCGTTCTCGGGGGCCCGCGTGTTGGTGGTCGGGGGAGCGGGGTTCGTCGGCAGCAACCTGGTCCGTGCCCTGGTCAGCCGGGGGGCGGGCGCGGTGGTGATCGTCGACAACCTGCTTTCGTCGAATCGGACCGACGTCCTGGATCTGCCCCGCGTGACCTTCATCCAAGGATCCATCGCCAGTCCGCCAATCCTGGCCCGCCTGGCCGACGACTTCGACTACGCATTTCACCTGGCTACGTTCCATGGCAACCAGAACTCGATGGCCGACCCATTGGCCGACCACAGCAACAACCTGATCACGACCTTGCGCCTATATCAACGGCTCTCCGGGTTCGAACGCCTCCGTAAGGTGGTCTACGCCTCGGCCGGGTGCACCGTCGCCCGGAAGGTGTACGGGGTCGCCGAGCCGACCCTCGAGGACGATCCGGTCGGGCTGGACCTCGACTCGCCGTACCAGATCTCGAAAGTCGTGGGCGAGATGTACGGCAACTACTTCCACGCCCGCCACGGGCTTCCGGTCGTGCACGCCCGGTTCCAGAACGTCTACGGCCCCGGTGAGATCCTCGGCGCCGGGCGGTGGCGCGGGACGCCGGCAACCGTCTGGCGCAACGTCACGCCGACCTTCGTCTACCGTGCGATCGTCGGTCTGCCGCTGGTGCTCGAGAACCGTGGACGGTCATCGCGCGATTTCATTTATGTGGACGACATCGTTGACGGGCTGCTGCGGTGTGCGGCCCAAGGCCAGGAGGGGGAGGCCTACAACCTGGCCAGTGGGGTGGAGACCACCATCCGCGAGCTGGCGGACGCGATCAGCGCCTGCCTGCCGCGGCCGGCGCCGATCGAGATTGCCCCTCGTCGGACCTGGGACCACTCGGGCAACCGCCTGGGCAGCACGGTGAAGGCCCGGAACCGGCTTGGGTTCCGAGCCAAGGTCACGTTGGACGACGGAATCCGAGGTACGGTGGCCTGGACGCAGCAGAACCTGCCGATGATCGAGGCCTCGATCAGGCGCCACCGGCGGCGGCTCGCCGCGGCCTGA
- the rfbB gene encoding dTDP-glucose 4,6-dehydratase: protein MSRLPRRLLVTGGAGFIGSHFVRRVLARHEDVRVTVLDKLTYAGNLANLADVADHPRYRFVLGDISDPEAVDPVASEADAIVNFAAESHVDRSIEEPDAFIQTDLHGTYVLLEAARRHGCARFLQISTDEVYGNVPEGSSGEDDPLRPSSPYSASKAGGDLLVLAYQATYRVPAMITRSTNNFGPHQYSEKVIPLFITNALDGLRLPIYGDGQQTREWLYVSDHCDAVELILERGEPGQTYNIGSGFELVNLELAHRILALTDRPSSLVEHVEDRPGHDRRYAVDSTKLRRLGWRPGHDFEAALATTVTWYRDNPEWWRPLKSGEYLASYRNQLRLPERRTASRKRQ from the coding sequence ATGAGCCGGCTCCCGCGTCGGCTGCTGGTCACCGGAGGAGCCGGCTTCATCGGCTCGCATTTCGTGCGTCGCGTGCTGGCCCGGCACGAGGACGTGCGGGTGACGGTCCTCGACAAGCTCACGTACGCCGGCAACCTGGCCAACCTCGCCGATGTCGCAGATCATCCGCGCTATCGGTTCGTTTTGGGGGACATCAGCGATCCGGAGGCCGTTGATCCCGTTGCCAGCGAGGCGGACGCCATCGTCAACTTCGCTGCCGAGTCGCACGTCGACCGCAGCATCGAGGAGCCGGACGCGTTCATTCAGACCGACCTGCATGGGACGTACGTCCTGCTCGAGGCGGCACGCCGGCATGGCTGCGCCCGATTCCTGCAGATCAGCACCGACGAGGTCTACGGCAACGTCCCGGAGGGTTCGTCGGGGGAGGACGATCCGCTTCGCCCCAGCAGCCCCTACTCGGCGAGCAAGGCGGGCGGCGACCTCCTCGTCCTCGCGTACCAGGCCACCTACCGGGTGCCAGCCATGATCACCCGATCGACCAACAACTTTGGCCCCCACCAGTACAGCGAGAAGGTGATCCCGCTGTTCATCACCAACGCCCTCGATGGTCTCCGGCTGCCGATCTATGGCGATGGTCAGCAGACCCGCGAGTGGCTATACGTCAGTGACCACTGCGACGCGGTCGAGCTCATCCTGGAACGGGGCGAGCCGGGCCAGACCTACAACATCGGCAGCGGCTTCGAGCTCGTGAACCTCGAGCTCGCCCACCGAATCCTGGCCCTGACTGATCGCCCCAGCTCGTTGGTCGAGCACGTCGAGGATCGGCCTGGCCACGACCGTCGCTACGCGGTTGACTCGACCAAGCTGCGCCGTCTCGGCTGGCGGCCGGGCCACGACTTCGAGGCCGCGTTGGCGACGACAGTGACCTGGTACCGCGATAACCCCGAGTGGTGGCGACCGCTCAAGAGTGGCGAGTACCTCGCGTCCTACCGCAATCAGCTCCGCCTGCCGGAGCGTCGCACCGCGAGTCGGAAACGCCAGTAG